The following nucleotide sequence is from Pseudarthrobacter psychrotolerans.
GTACCAGCCCGGATACCACTACAGCCAGAACTCCGGCAACAGTTCGGATCCCAACGGCCTGGTCTATTTCGACGGCGAATACCACCTGTTCCACCAGGACCGCGGCCGCTGGGCCCACGCCGTGAGTACGGACCTGTTGCACTGGAAACAGTTGCCCATCGCCCTGCCCCACCTGGCGGCCGGGGAATCCTGGTCCGGTTCCGCGGTGGTGGACGCTACGGACGCCAGCGGGCTCTTCGGCGGGGGACAGGGCCTGGTGGCTTTCTACACCAGCTTCAACCACGACGCCCCCAACGGAAACCAGTCCGTGCGGGCTGTTTACAGCAAGGACCACGGGCGCACGTGGTCGGTTGTCCAGGCCGCGCCAGTGGTGGACAACCCCGGCGGGCCCGACGGCGGCTGGGACTTCCGGGACCCGAAGGTCACCTGGGACGCAGCGGCGGGACAATGGATCATGGTGGTGGCCGGCGGGGATCATCTGCGGTTCTACACCTCCACCGACCTGCTGGAGTGGACCTTCGCCAGCACGTTCGGCTATGGCCAGTGGGTGCGCGGCGGAGTGTGGGAATGCCCCGACTTTTTTGAACTTCCTGTCGACGGCCAGCCCGGCGTGAAGCGCTGGGTGCTCTGGTGGAGTACCGGGGCAGTGCGGTCCACGAACGGTTCGGCGGCCCAGTATGTCACCGGTGCCTGGAACGGAACGGCGTTCACTCCCGACACCGGCCCGGAGCAGGTGCTGCAGGCTGATTCCGGCCGCGACTACTACGCGGCGATGAGCTTTTTTGGTGCGCCGGCCGGCCGCCGCATCATGCTGGGCTGGATGAGCAACTGGGACTCGCTTTCAGCCCGCCCACCGGCCGCTGGAACGGCCAGCTGAGCGTTCCCCGCGAAGTCAGCCTCAAGGACGTGCCGGGAAGCGGGCTCAGACTCGCCCAGGAACCCGTCCCGGAACTCACCAGCCTGCGGACCTCCACCTGGCAGGCCACAGATGTTACGGTCACGCCCGCGTCCGCCAACCCGCTGGCCAACGCTGCCGGGCGCTCCTTTGAGCTCGAAGCAGAAGTGGGCATCCCCTCGGCCGGTGGCGCGTCGGCGTTCTCCTTCGGACTCCGAAAGGGGACCGACGGGAGTGCCACCCAGGAGACCCTGCTTCGCTACGACACCGGCGCCGGAACATTGACCCTGGACCGCGCTGAGTCCGGCCGTGAGGACTTTACAAGGTATTTTGCGGGGGCTCCGGCTGAGAACTCCAGCACGCTGTGGCATTCCTCCACTGTTGCCTTGGCCGGCGGCGGCACGGAACGCCGGATCAAGGTGCGGGTCCTCGTGGATTCGTCCTCCGTGGAAGTCTTCGGAGGTGACGGCACGGCAGCACTGACCTCGCTGGTTTTCCCCGGCCCGGCCGCCACGGGGTTGTCCTTCAGCGCCAGCGGCGGCACGGCCCGGCTGGTATCGGCGAAGGTCCACCAGCTCGCGGACACTTCCCGCCTGACCACGGCACCGCCGTCGCAGGTTTTGCCGGCGCCAGCAGGCGCGGCACGCCACAACCTGGGTTCCTACTCCGTGGTTCCCGGGGGCCGCTGGGAAAGCACGGGAGCCGGGCTGGCCGGAACGTTCGACAAGGATTCCACCGTGCTGAGCGCGGGAACGTACGCCAACGTAAAAGTTGAGGCGACAGTCCGTTTCGGCGGCGAACCATACGGCGGAGCCCTGCTCAACCGGGACAGGGCACCCGAGCACGGCTATGGCGGTGCCGGCTCGGTGCTGCTCCGGTCGTCAGCCGATGCCTCCACCGCTTACTACGTCAACCTGGATCCGAACCTGCGCCTGGCCCGCATCTTCAAGCTGGAGAACGGTTCCTTCAATCCCGCCACCAGTGTCCTGGCGAGCGTTCCGCTGCTCCTCACGCACGGCGTCAGCTACCGGCTGGAAGCGCACGCAGAGGGCGGCCGGCTCACTGTGAACCTCGACGGCGCCCAGCTGATCGACGTGGTTGACGCAGCCGTGGCTTCGGGCAAAGTGGGGCTGAACGTTTTCGACGGGCGCGCCGCCTACCAGGACGTCACGGTCACTGCTCTCCCCTGATTCCTGCTCCCGGCCAGCACCTCTCCATCGATTGCTCCGTAACGGCCCTTTTGGGGCTTCAAAACGGCCGTTACGGAGCAATGGATGCCTAAGAGCAGGCAAACGGCACGTGAATCTTCTCACTAAAACAGATTCGAACTGAAATATTTGACGCTGCCACTCCGATATGGAACGCGCGCGCAATCAGAAATGTAAGCGCTTGCACACACCCCGGGCTACAGCAGTTCGGGACCCCTGACGCACGGTTTGGCAGGCCCCCGCCGGGCTGCCTAGCGTAGAGGCTGGCCAGGCAACAGATATCGTTCCGGGCCACGCACGGGGCCCTACCCAAGCCCCGTATCCCCTCGATACAACGGCGTCCTCGATGACGCCTGTTGTGTGGTCGGGCCCGCCGGAGTTTCGGGGAACAGGGCACCAGCCCGTCTTCCACGAATAGTTACAACTCCGCGAGAAGAGCAAAAATGCACAAGCACCCCCAATCACCCCGGATGCTGCGGTGGCGTTCTGTCGCCGCAGCACTGGCGGCAGCTGTGGCAGCCTCGGCCTTCCTGGCCGTTCCCTCAGCGCAGGCAAACGAGCCGTCGGATCCGCCGGCCGTGCAGCAGATGCCGGCCCCGACCCCCGGATTCCCCCTGCCCACCACGCACACCCAGCAGGCTTATGACCCGGCGTCGGACTTCACCTCGAAGTGGACCCGTGCGGACGCCAAGCAGATCATGGCCCAAAGCGATTCCACGGTTGCTCCCGGCGTGACTTCCATGAGCCCGGACGTCACCATGCCGGAGATCCCCGAAGACTTCCCCACCATGAATGACGACGTCTGGGTCTGGGACACCTGGTCGCTCACGGACGAGAACGCCAACCAGGTCAGCTACAAGGGCTGGGACGTCATCTTCTCCCTCGTCGCCGACCGCGACGCGGGCTACGGCTTCGACCAGCGCCACTGGAACGCCCGGATCGGCTACTTCTTCCGGAAGACCAACGCTGACCCGGCCAAGGACAAGTGGAACTACGGCGGCCACGTCTTCGCTGACGGCGCCTCGATCGGCAACACCGAGTGGTCCGGTTCCACCCGCCTGATGCAGGGCAACAAGGTCAACGTGTTCTACACGGCCACCACGTTCTACGACGTGGCCGAGCGGAACGCGGGCGGCGGCGGCATCGCCCCCGACGCAGCCATCGCCAAGGCCCTCGGCAACATCCACGCCGACAAAAACGGCGTCAGCTTCGATGGCTTCACGCACACCAAGCTCCTTGAGCCGGACGGCGAGATGTACCAGAACAAGGCCCAGAACCCCGGCTTCGCCTTCCGCGATCCGTACACGTTCGAGGACCCCGCACACCCCGGCAAGACCTACATGGTCTTCGAAGGCAACACCGGCGGTACCCGTGGAGAATACGAGTGCAAGGCCGAGGACCTCGGCTACCAGCCGGGAGACCCCAACGCCGAGAACCTCAACGAGGTCAACAGCATCGGGGCTAACTACCAGACCGCCAACGTTGGCCTGGCAGTGGCGGACAACAAGGACCTCACCAAGTGGTCCTTCCTGCCGCCGGTCCTTTCGGCCAACTGCGTGAACGACCAGACGGAACGCCCGCAGATCTTCATCCAGAACGAAGGCGGCAAGAACAAGTACTACCTGTTCACCATCAGCCACCAGTTCACCTACGCGGCTGGAATGCGCGGCCCCGACGGCGTCTACGGCTTCGTTGGCGACGGCGTGCGCTCGGACTACCAGCCGATGAACAACAGCGGCCTGGCCCTGGCCTCGCCGACGGACCTGAATCTTCCGTCCGAATCCCCGGAAAGGCCGACCCCCAACCAGAATGGCCGGCAGTTCCAGGCCTATTCGCACTACGTGCAGCCGGGCGGCCTGGTGCAGTCCTTCATCGACAACGTGAACGGTGTCCGCGGCGGATCCCTGTCACCCACCGTGAAGATCAACTTCCGCGACGGAATTTCACAGGTTGACCGCACGTTCGGGCA
It contains:
- a CDS encoding GH32 C-terminal domain-containing protein; amino-acid sequence: MPGSGLRLAQEPVPELTSLRTSTWQATDVTVTPASANPLANAAGRSFELEAEVGIPSAGGASAFSFGLRKGTDGSATQETLLRYDTGAGTLTLDRAESGREDFTRYFAGAPAENSSTLWHSSTVALAGGGTERRIKVRVLVDSSSVEVFGGDGTAALTSLVFPGPAATGLSFSASGGTARLVSAKVHQLADTSRLTTAPPSQVLPAPAGAARHNLGSYSVVPGGRWESTGAGLAGTFDKDSTVLSAGTYANVKVEATVRFGGEPYGGALLNRDRAPEHGYGGAGSVLLRSSADASTAYYVNLDPNLRLARIFKLENGSFNPATSVLASVPLLLTHGVSYRLEAHAEGGRLTVNLDGAQLIDVVDAAVASGKVGLNVFDGRAAYQDVTVTALP
- a CDS encoding glycoside hydrolase family 68 protein, translating into MHKHPQSPRMLRWRSVAAALAAAVAASAFLAVPSAQANEPSDPPAVQQMPAPTPGFPLPTTHTQQAYDPASDFTSKWTRADAKQIMAQSDSTVAPGVTSMSPDVTMPEIPEDFPTMNDDVWVWDTWSLTDENANQVSYKGWDVIFSLVADRDAGYGFDQRHWNARIGYFFRKTNADPAKDKWNYGGHVFADGASIGNTEWSGSTRLMQGNKVNVFYTATTFYDVAERNAGGGGIAPDAAIAKALGNIHADKNGVSFDGFTHTKLLEPDGEMYQNKAQNPGFAFRDPYTFEDPAHPGKTYMVFEGNTGGTRGEYECKAEDLGYQPGDPNAENLNEVNSIGANYQTANVGLAVADNKDLTKWSFLPPVLSANCVNDQTERPQIFIQNEGGKNKYYLFTISHQFTYAAGMRGPDGVYGFVGDGVRSDYQPMNNSGLALASPTDLNLPSESPERPTPNQNGRQFQAYSHYVQPGGLVQSFIDNVNGVRGGSLSPTVKINFRDGISQVDRTFGQNGLGPFGYLPTNLNVGGAGHYK